The Sphingobacteriaceae bacterium genome has a window encoding:
- the rplP gene encoding 50S ribosomal protein L16 — protein MLMPKRVRWRKVQRGRMRGKASRGTTLHHGDYGLQATTAGWITSRQIEAARIAMTRHIRRGGKVWIRIFPDKPITKKPAETRMGSGKGSPEYWVAVVKPGRIMFEISGVPLELAREAMRLAGHKLPVRTRFVHRGQPGGEN, from the coding sequence ATGTTGATGCCTAAGCGGGTGCGCTGGCGCAAGGTGCAGCGCGGGCGGATGAGGGGCAAGGCCTCCCGTGGCACCACCCTGCATCACGGTGATTACGGCCTCCAGGCCACCACGGCGGGCTGGATCACCTCCCGCCAGATCGAGGCGGCCCGTATCGCCATGACCCGGCATATCCGGCGCGGCGGCAAGGTTTGGATCCGCATCTTCCCCGATAAGCCCATCACCAAGAAGCCGGCTGAAACCAGGATGGGCAGCGGCAAGGGGTCGCCGGAATACTGGGTGGCCGTGGTGAAGCCGGGCCGCATCATGTTCGAAATTTCCGGGGTTCCCCTGGAACTGGCCAGGGAAGCCATGCGCCTGGCGGGCCACAAGCTGCCGGTAAGAACCAGGTTCGTCCACCGGGGACAGCCGGGCGGTGAAAACTGA
- the rpsQ gene encoding 30S ribosomal protein S17, with protein sequence MKERGKRKSLVGRVVSDRMDKTVVVLVERIAAHPLYGRRIKRSKKYMAHNENNQARIGDLVRIMETRPLSRHKRWRVVEVLEHSEATALRVEEQAQSEAVELDELAVGES encoded by the coding sequence ATGAAAGAGCGGGGCAAGCGCAAGAGCCTGGTGGGTCGCGTAGTTTCCGACCGGATGGACAAGACGGTGGTCGTGCTGGTGGAGCGCATCGCCGCCCACCCGCTGTACGGCCGCCGCATCAAGCGGTCCAAGAAGTACATGGCCCACAACGAGAACAACCAGGCCCGCATCGGGGACTTGGTGAGAATTATGGAAACCCGCCCTCTCAGCCGGCACAAGCGGTGGCGGGTGGTAGAAGTGCTGGAGCACTCGGAGGCTACCGCCCTCCGGGTGGAGGAGCAGGCCCAGAGCGAGGCCGTTGAACTGGACGAATTGGCTGTCGGCGAGAGCTGA
- the rpsS gene encoding 30S ribosomal protein S19, with protein sequence MGRSLKKGPYVDARLLKRVRELNERNEKRMLKTWARASTIVPEMVGHTIAVHDGRKHVPVYITEDMVGHKLGEFAPTRTFRGHAGQTERSARLK encoded by the coding sequence ATGGGCAGGTCGCTTAAGAAGGGACCTTACGTCGACGCCCGGCTGTTGAAACGGGTCCGGGAACTGAATGAGCGGAATGAGAAGCGCATGCTGAAGACTTGGGCGCGGGCATCCACCATCGTTCCGGAAATGGTCGGGCACACCATAGCGGTGCACGACGGGCGGAAGCACGTCCCCGTCTACATCACCGAAGACATGGTGGGCCACAAGCTGGGAGAGTTCGCTCCCACCCGGACCTTCCGCGGCCACGCCGGGCAGACGGAACGCTCTGCGCGCCTGAAGTGA
- the rplC gene encoding 50S ribosomal protein L3 encodes MSPGILGRKIGMTQLFDENGNLVPVTVVQAGPCVVVQKRTLERDGYEGIQLGYGSVKERKVTRQMKGHFQKAGVEPTRLLREFPLEAGAQLEEGQVIDVSMFSEGQYVDVSGTSRGKGFAGSIKRHGFSRGPMSHGSKYHRGTGGLSGSTFPGRVFKGRRMPGRMGGRRVTVRGLPVVKVDAERHLLVLRGSVPGARGSIVEIRPTTVAGKKSRE; translated from the coding sequence TTGTCACCGGGCATCTTAGGCCGCAAGATCGGCATGACTCAGCTTTTTGATGAAAACGGCAATCTGGTGCCGGTAACAGTTGTCCAGGCCGGTCCGTGCGTTGTGGTGCAGAAGCGGACTCTCGAACGGGACGGTTACGAAGGGATTCAGCTGGGCTACGGCAGCGTCAAGGAACGCAAGGTCACCCGGCAGATGAAGGGCCACTTCCAAAAGGCCGGGGTGGAGCCCACCCGCCTGCTGCGAGAGTTCCCGCTGGAAGCCGGTGCCCAGCTGGAAGAAGGCCAGGTCATCGACGTGAGCATGTTCAGCGAGGGGCAGTATGTGGATGTGAGCGGCACCTCCCGGGGCAAGGGCTTTGCCGGCAGCATCAAGCGGCACGGCTTCTCCCGGGGCCCCATGAGCCACGGTTCCAAATACCACCGGGGCACGGGCGGCCTAAGCGGATCCACATTCCCCGGACGGGTGTTCAAAGGCCGGCGCATGCCCGGCCGCATGGGCGGCCGGCGGGTCACCGTCCGGGGCCTGCCCGTGGTGAAAGTGGATGCTGAACGCCACCTCCTGGTCTTGCGGGGCTCCGTCCCCGGGGCCCGGGGCAGCATCGTGGAAATTCGCCCCACTACGGTTGCAGGCAAGAAGAGTCGGGAGTGA
- the rplB gene encoding 50S ribosomal protein L2, translating into MAVKHFKPTSPGRRHMSVADRSSIITRDEPEKSLTVALKRGSGRNNTGRITVRHRGGGHKRRYRIIDFRRDKDGIPAKVASIEYDPNRTAYIALLHYADGEKRYILAPVGLEVGQQVMSGPQADIKPGNALTLRNMPTGTVIHNIELVPGRGGQLARSAGTQGQLAAKEGDYGHVRMPSGEVRLIHLDCKATVGQVSNPEHENITTGKAGRSRWLGRRPTVRGAAMNPVDHPHGGGEGKAPAGRVPSTPWGKIAIGGKTRRRRKPSDKFIVRSRKKR; encoded by the coding sequence ATGGCAGTCAAGCATTTCAAGCCTACGTCGCCTGGACGCCGCCATATGTCCGTGGCCGACCGATCATCCATCATCACCCGGGATGAACCGGAGAAGTCCCTTACCGTCGCCCTGAAGCGGGGGTCCGGGCGCAACAACACGGGCCGGATCACGGTCCGGCACCGGGGCGGGGGCCATAAGCGGCGCTACCGCATCATCGATTTCCGGCGGGACAAGGACGGCATTCCCGCCAAAGTGGCTTCCATCGAATACGACCCCAACCGGACCGCATACATCGCCCTGCTCCATTACGCCGACGGCGAGAAGCGCTACATCCTGGCGCCGGTGGGCCTGGAGGTGGGCCAGCAGGTCATGTCGGGGCCTCAAGCCGACATCAAGCCCGGCAATGCCCTGACCTTGCGGAACATGCCCACGGGCACCGTCATCCACAACATCGAACTGGTGCCCGGGCGCGGCGGTCAGTTGGCCCGCTCCGCCGGCACCCAAGGCCAGCTGGCGGCCAAGGAGGGCGACTACGGCCACGTCCGCATGCCTTCGGGCGAGGTTCGTCTCATTCATTTGGATTGCAAGGCCACCGTGGGTCAGGTGAGCAACCCGGAACACGAGAACATCACCACAGGCAAGGCCGGCCGCAGCCGCTGGCTGGGCCGCCGGCCCACAGTCCGGGGCGCCGCCATGAACCCCGTCGACCACCCCCACGGTGGTGGTGAAGGCAAGGCCCCTGCAGGCAGGGTGCCCTCAACGCCCTGGGGCAAGATCGCGATTGGCGGCAAGACCCGCCGGCGGCGCAAACCTTCGGATAAATTCATCGTTCGCAGCCGCAAGAAGCGTTGA
- the rpmC gene encoding 50S ribosomal protein L29 has protein sequence MKAKNLVGLSDEELAKKLEELQAELFNLRFQRATGRLENPMRFRQVRKDIARVKTVMSARKLKAGQG, from the coding sequence ATGAAGGCAAAGAATTTGGTCGGTTTGTCCGACGAGGAATTGGCCAAGAAGCTGGAAGAGCTCCAGGCGGAGCTTTTCAACCTGCGATTCCAGCGGGCGACGGGGCGTCTGGAGAACCCCATGCGGTTCCGCCAGGTCCGCAAGGACATCGCCCGGGTCAAGACCGTCATGTCCGCTAGGAAGCTGAAGGCCGGCCAGGGGTAG
- the rpsJ gene encoding 30S ribosomal protein S10, with protein MAPTQKIRIRLRAFEHGILDQSAERIVDTARRSGARVAGPVPLPTERNVFTVLTAPNGEKDIREQFEMRTHKRLIDILDPTPKTVDALMRLDLPAGVDIEIKL; from the coding sequence ATGGCACCGACCCAGAAGATTCGCATCCGCCTGCGGGCGTTCGAGCACGGCATACTGGATCAGTCGGCTGAGCGGATCGTCGACACCGCCCGCCGCAGCGGTGCGCGGGTGGCAGGTCCCGTTCCCCTGCCGACGGAGAGGAACGTCTTCACCGTGCTGACCGCGCCCAACGGTGAAAAGGACATTCGTGAACAGTTCGAGATGCGTACCCACAAGCGTCTGATCGACATCCTGGATCCGACGCCCAAGACGGTAGACGCCCTGATGCGGCTCGACTTGCCCGCCGGGGTGGACATCGAAATCAAGCTGTAA
- the rplD gene encoding 50S ribosomal protein L4 yields the protein MPKVPVYDLEGQQVDEIELPAAVFDAPVNPGLMHRAVVMYLANQRTGTAATKTRAMVRGGGRKPWRQKGLGRARHGSIRSPIWRGGGVTFGPQPRDYRQKMPKKARRSALRSALTSKVREGSLLIVDGLSMEQPSTKGMARILDNLKAGRNPLIVTAEHDATVYRAARNLPGTAVMAARDLNTYAVLRHGALVMAREAVAAVEEVLAP from the coding sequence ATGCCGAAGGTGCCCGTCTACGACTTGGAGGGCCAGCAGGTAGATGAAATTGAATTGCCCGCGGCGGTGTTCGATGCGCCCGTTAATCCCGGCTTGATGCACCGGGCCGTGGTCATGTATTTGGCCAACCAAAGGACGGGCACTGCTGCCACCAAAACCCGCGCCATGGTGCGGGGCGGCGGCAGGAAGCCCTGGCGGCAGAAGGGCTTGGGCCGGGCTCGCCACGGCAGTATCAGGTCGCCCATCTGGCGGGGAGGCGGGGTCACCTTTGGCCCCCAGCCCAGGGACTACCGGCAGAAGATGCCCAAGAAGGCACGCCGGAGCGCCCTGCGCTCTGCCTTGACCAGCAAGGTGCGGGAGGGCTCCCTGCTCATAGTTGATGGGCTCTCCATGGAGCAGCCCAGCACCAAGGGGATGGCCCGCATTCTGGACAACCTGAAGGCCGGCCGCAACCCCTTGATCGTGACGGCGGAGCACGACGCCACCGTCTACAGGGCGGCCCGCAACCTGCCCGGCACGGCGGTGATGGCTGCCCGGGACCTGAACACCTACGCCGTCCTCCGGCACGGAGCCCTGGTGATGGCCCGGGAGGCCGTTGCGGCGGTGGAGGAGGTATTGGCACCGTGA
- the rplX gene encoding 50S ribosomal protein L24, producing the protein MGLKIRTGDTVLVLTGKDRGKQGKVQKVLPRENRVIVEGVNIVKKHQRPTREMMQGGIVEQPAPLHISNVMLVCRRCNKPTRVAKKKMQDGSYRRACKRCGETIG; encoded by the coding sequence ATGGGCTTGAAGATCCGTACCGGCGATACGGTGCTCGTGCTGACGGGCAAGGACCGGGGCAAGCAGGGCAAGGTCCAGAAGGTCCTTCCCCGGGAAAACCGCGTCATCGTCGAGGGTGTGAACATCGTCAAGAAGCACCAGCGGCCGACGCGGGAAATGATGCAGGGCGGCATAGTGGAGCAGCCGGCGCCCCTGCACATATCCAATGTCATGCTGGTTTGCCGCCGGTGCAACAAGCCGACGCGGGTAGCGAAGAAGAAGATGCAGGATGGGTCCTACCGCCGGGCATGCAAGCGCTGCGGGGAGACCATCGGCTGA
- the rpsL gene encoding 30S ribosomal protein S12: MPTISQLVRKGRKKVTKKSGSPALQRNPQRRGVCLQVRTTTPKKPNSALRKIARVRLTNGIEVTAYIPGEGHNLQEHSVVLVQGGRVKDLPGVRYQIVRGALDAAGVENRNQGRSKYGTKKPRN, encoded by the coding sequence TTGCCCACGATTAGCCAACTGGTGCGTAAGGGCCGGAAGAAGGTGACCAAGAAGTCCGGCTCGCCGGCCCTGCAGAGAAATCCCCAACGCCGGGGGGTCTGTCTTCAGGTCCGCACCACCACTCCGAAGAAGCCTAATTCGGCCCTGCGGAAGATTGCCAGGGTGCGCCTGACCAACGGCATCGAAGTGACGGCCTACATCCCCGGCGAAGGCCACAACCTGCAGGAGCACTCGGTAGTGCTCGTCCAGGGTGGCCGGGTCAAAGACTTGCCCGGTGTAAGGTACCAGATCGTACGCGGTGCATTGGATGCAGCGGGCGTCGAAAACCGGAACCAGGGGCGTTCCAAGTACGGGACCAAGAAGCCCCGCAACTGA
- the rpsC gene encoding 30S ribosomal protein S3 → MGQKVHPIGFRLGISRDWQARWFSRGPEYAQLLHEDTRIRRHVKEALYDAGIAVIEIERFANRIRLTIHAAKPGIVIGRGGTGVDRLRQELEQLTGKQIHINVVEVREPALSAQLVAEGIALQLERRVAFRRAIKQAANRAMRAGAEGIKIMVSGRLGGAEMSRSEWTAEGSVPLHTLRANIDYGFAEAYTTYGQIGVKVWINLGEGKQEMGVESTSIKRPRRRRARVAEQPAEAAGTEGAAVAVAEAQAAGGAEEATDAEEAVGEASKVDENVAADQVEGGGE, encoded by the coding sequence ATGGGTCAAAAGGTCCATCCCATCGGGTTCCGCCTGGGCATCAGCCGGGACTGGCAGGCCCGCTGGTTTTCCCGCGGCCCGGAGTACGCCCAGCTGCTCCATGAGGACACCCGCATCCGCCGCCATGTCAAGGAGGCCCTGTACGATGCGGGCATCGCCGTCATTGAGATTGAACGTTTCGCCAACCGGATCCGTTTGACCATCCATGCCGCCAAGCCGGGCATCGTCATCGGCCGGGGCGGCACCGGGGTTGACCGGCTGCGGCAAGAGCTGGAGCAATTGACGGGCAAGCAGATTCACATTAATGTTGTTGAGGTGCGGGAGCCGGCGCTGAGCGCCCAGTTGGTGGCCGAGGGCATCGCCCTGCAGCTGGAGCGCAGGGTTGCCTTCCGCCGGGCCATCAAGCAGGCAGCCAACAGGGCTATGCGGGCCGGTGCCGAGGGCATCAAGATCATGGTTTCCGGCCGCCTGGGCGGCGCGGAAATGTCCCGCAGCGAATGGACCGCCGAAGGTTCGGTACCCCTCCACACTCTTCGGGCCAACATCGATTACGGCTTCGCCGAGGCTTACACCACCTACGGGCAGATCGGCGTCAAGGTCTGGATCAACCTGGGCGAGGGCAAGCAGGAAATGGGCGTGGAGTCCACGTCCATCAAGCGCCCCCGCCGTCGCCGGGCCCGGGTGGCTGAGCAGCCCGCCGAAGCTGCCGGCACCGAAGGGGCCGCCGTGGCCGTCGCCGAGGCCCAGGCCGCCGGCGGTGCCGAGGAGGCTACCGACGCCGAAGAGGCGGTTGGAGAAGCATCGAAGGTAGACGAAAACGTGGCAGCTGATCAGGTGGAAGGGGGAGGCGAGTAG
- a CDS encoding 50S ribosomal protein L23, producing MSTRRPARQIIIRPVITEESVEQLQQGKYTFVVDAKATKPEIKAAIKEIFNVDVARVNTMNYRGKRRRVRFQWGRRPDWKKAIVTLAEGQEIREFFEEIVS from the coding sequence GTGAGCACACGACGTCCGGCCCGCCAGATCATCATCCGCCCCGTCATCACCGAAGAAAGCGTGGAGCAGCTGCAGCAGGGCAAGTACACTTTCGTCGTGGACGCCAAGGCCACCAAGCCTGAAATCAAGGCCGCCATCAAGGAAATTTTTAATGTGGACGTAGCCCGGGTGAACACCATGAATTACCGGGGCAAGCGGCGGCGGGTGCGCTTTCAATGGGGGCGGCGGCCCGACTGGAAGAAGGCCATCGTCACCTTGGCCGAGGGCCAGGAAATCCGCGAGTTCTTTGAGGAGATCGTTTCGTAG
- the fusA gene encoding elongation factor G translates to MPRDFPLERIRNIGIAAHIDAGKTTTTERILFYTGRVHRMGETHEGAATMDWMVQEQERGITITSAATTCFWKDHRINIIDTPGHVDFTVEVERSLRVLDGVIAVFCARGGVEPQSETVWRQADRYGVPRIAYVNKMDIVGADFERVVGQLRDRLGANAVPVQLPIGAENDFTGIVDLINQEAWLYKDDLGTEYEIGEIPADMQDKVAEYRERLLEAVADLDEELMERYLEGEEITPDEIRAALRKGTLSVSVVPVFCGSSYRNKGVQLLLDGIIHFLPSPKDVPAIEGTIPGEDTPAERRPDDDEPFSALAFKIMTDPYVGKLVFFRVYSGVLKSGSYVYNVSKGKRERVGRLVMLHANHREEIDEVRTGDIAAAVGLKDIQTGDTLSQEDAPILLESIEFPEPVIDVAIEPKTQADQDRIGEALRKLGEEDPTFRVRTDEETAQTIISGMGELHLEVIVDRLLREFKVEAKVGRPQVAYRETITQAVSGVEGKYIRQTGGRGQYGHVIINVEPLERGQGFEFESKIVGGVIPKEFIPAVEAGIEEALGGGVLAGYPMVDVRVELVDGSFHEVDSSEIAFKIAASQALKAAASQAGPVLLEPLMRVEVVAPEQYLGDVIGDINARRGRVEGTEPVPGGQAITALVPLAEMFGYATDLRSRTQGRGTYSMQLAHYEVVPQQMAQELIDKVRGTVKVSQ, encoded by the coding sequence ATGCCTCGCGATTTCCCACTAGAGCGCATCAGGAATATCGGTATTGCGGCGCACATTGACGCCGGCAAGACTACAACCACGGAACGCATCCTCTTCTACACGGGGCGCGTCCACCGGATGGGCGAAACCCACGAGGGTGCCGCGACCATGGACTGGATGGTCCAGGAGCAGGAGCGGGGCATCACCATCACCTCCGCCGCTACCACCTGCTTCTGGAAGGATCACCGGATCAACATCATTGACACCCCGGGGCACGTGGACTTCACCGTAGAAGTGGAGCGCTCCCTGCGGGTGCTGGACGGCGTGATCGCCGTGTTCTGCGCCCGGGGCGGCGTGGAGCCCCAGTCGGAGACGGTCTGGCGCCAGGCCGACCGCTACGGGGTGCCCCGTATCGCTTACGTTAACAAGATGGACATCGTGGGCGCCGACTTCGAGCGGGTCGTGGGCCAGCTGCGGGACCGCCTGGGGGCCAACGCCGTGCCGGTGCAGCTGCCCATCGGCGCTGAGAACGATTTCACCGGCATCGTGGATTTGATTAACCAGGAAGCCTGGCTCTACAAGGACGACCTGGGCACCGAGTACGAGATCGGGGAAATCCCCGCCGACATGCAGGACAAGGTGGCCGAGTACCGGGAGCGGCTCCTGGAAGCGGTGGCCGACCTGGATGAAGAATTGATGGAGCGCTACCTGGAGGGCGAGGAGATTACGCCCGATGAAATCAGGGCCGCCCTGCGCAAGGGCACTTTGTCCGTCTCGGTGGTGCCTGTATTCTGCGGCTCTTCTTACCGCAACAAAGGTGTACAACTCCTCCTGGACGGCATCATCCACTTCCTGCCCTCACCCAAGGATGTGCCGGCCATCGAGGGCACCATCCCCGGCGAGGACACCCCGGCCGAGCGGCGCCCCGACGACGACGAGCCCTTCTCGGCTCTCGCCTTCAAGATCATGACCGATCCCTACGTGGGCAAGCTGGTCTTCTTCCGTGTCTACTCGGGCGTGCTCAAGTCCGGGTCCTACGTGTACAACGTGTCCAAGGGCAAGCGGGAGCGGGTTGGCCGCCTGGTGATGCTCCACGCCAACCACCGGGAAGAGATCGACGAGGTGCGGACGGGCGACATCGCCGCCGCCGTCGGCCTGAAGGACATCCAGACGGGCGACACCTTGTCCCAGGAGGATGCTCCCATCCTGCTGGAGTCCATCGAATTCCCGGAGCCGGTCATCGATGTGGCCATCGAGCCCAAGACCCAGGCGGACCAGGACCGCATCGGCGAAGCCCTGCGCAAGCTGGGCGAGGAGGACCCCACCTTCCGGGTCCGCACCGACGAGGAAACGGCCCAGACCATCATTTCCGGCATGGGCGAACTCCACCTGGAGGTCATCGTCGACCGCCTGCTGCGGGAGTTCAAGGTGGAGGCCAAGGTGGGCCGGCCCCAGGTGGCCTACCGGGAGACCATCACCCAGGCCGTATCCGGCGTCGAGGGCAAGTACATCCGCCAGACAGGTGGCCGCGGCCAGTACGGCCACGTGATCATCAACGTGGAGCCCCTGGAGAGGGGTCAAGGCTTCGAATTCGAGAGCAAGATCGTGGGCGGCGTCATCCCCAAGGAATTCATCCCCGCCGTAGAGGCCGGCATCGAGGAAGCCCTGGGAGGCGGCGTGCTGGCCGGCTACCCCATGGTGGACGTGCGGGTGGAACTGGTGGACGGCAGCTTCCACGAGGTTGACTCTTCGGAGATTGCCTTTAAGATCGCAGCGTCCCAGGCCCTGAAAGCCGCGGCTTCTCAGGCCGGGCCCGTGCTGCTGGAGCCGCTGATGCGTGTGGAGGTGGTCGCGCCTGAGCAATATCTGGGCGATGTCATCGGTGATATCAACGCACGCCGGGGGCGTGTAGAAGGCACCGAGCCGGTGCCCGGCGGCCAGGCCATTACCGCCCTGGTGCCCTTGGCGGAGATGTTCGGATACGCTACGGACCTCCGGTCCCGCACCCAAGGCCGGGGTACGTACAGCATGCAGTTGGCCCACTACGAGGTTGTACCGCAGCAGATGGCGCAGGAATTGATTGACAAGGTGCGCGGCACCGTCAAGGTGTCGCAGTAA
- the tuf gene encoding elongation factor Tu has protein sequence MAKEKFERTKPHVNVGTIGHVDHGKTTLTAAITLVLSKQGGAEFKAYDQIDRAPEERERGITIATSHVEYETDNRHYAHVDCPGHADYVKNMITGAAQMDGAILVVSAADGPMPQTREHILLARQVGVPYIVVFLNKADMVDDPELLELVELEVRELLSDYDFPGDEVPVIVGSALKALEGDEEHQQKILELMAAVDEYVPTPERDVDKPFLMPVEDVFTITGRGTVATGRVERGRVKTGDEVEIVGFTNEPRKTVVTGVEMFRKVLDEGVAGDNIGCLLRGVDKDDIERGQVLAQPGSISPHTQFEAEVYVLTREEGGRHTPFFNGYRPQFYFRTTDVTGTIELPEGVEMCMPGDNVNMKVSLITPIAIEEGLRFAIREGGRTVGAGVVTKIIA, from the coding sequence ATGGCTAAGGAGAAGTTTGAACGGACTAAACCCCACGTAAACGTGGGCACCATCGGTCACGTCGACCACGGCAAGACCACTTTGACCGCCGCCATCACCTTGGTGCTGTCCAAGCAGGGCGGTGCTGAGTTCAAGGCTTACGATCAGATCGACCGGGCGCCGGAGGAGCGGGAGCGGGGCATCACCATCGCCACCTCCCACGTGGAGTACGAAACCGACAACCGGCACTACGCCCACGTGGACTGCCCCGGCCACGCCGACTACGTCAAGAACATGATCACCGGCGCCGCCCAGATGGACGGGGCCATCCTGGTGGTCAGCGCCGCCGACGGGCCCATGCCCCAGACCCGGGAGCACATCTTGCTGGCCCGGCAGGTAGGCGTGCCTTATATCGTCGTCTTCCTCAACAAGGCCGACATGGTGGATGATCCCGAGCTGCTGGAACTGGTGGAGCTGGAAGTCCGGGAGCTGCTGAGCGACTACGACTTCCCCGGCGACGAGGTTCCCGTCATCGTCGGCTCCGCCCTCAAGGCCCTGGAAGGGGACGAGGAGCACCAGCAGAAGATCCTGGAGCTTATGGCCGCCGTCGACGAGTACGTCCCCACCCCCGAGCGGGATGTCGACAAGCCCTTCCTCATGCCCGTGGAAGACGTCTTCACCATCACCGGCCGCGGCACCGTGGCCACCGGCCGTGTGGAGCGGGGCCGGGTCAAGACCGGCGATGAGGTTGAAATCGTCGGCTTCACCAATGAACCCCGCAAGACCGTGGTCACAGGCGTGGAGATGTTCCGCAAGGTTCTGGACGAAGGCGTGGCCGGCGACAACATCGGCTGCCTGCTCCGGGGCGTGGACAAGGACGACATCGAGCGGGGCCAGGTGCTGGCCCAGCCCGGCAGCATCAGCCCCCACACCCAGTTCGAGGCCGAGGTCTACGTCCTGACCCGGGAGGAAGGCGGCCGCCATACGCCCTTCTTCAACGGCTACCGGCCCCAGTTCTACTTCCGGACCACCGACGTGACCGGCACCATCGAACTGCCCGAGGGCGTGGAGATGTGCATGCCGGGCGACAACGTCAACATGAAGGTTTCGCTGATTACGCCCATCGCCATCGAGGAAGGCCTCCGGTTCGCCATCCGGGAAGGCGGGCGCACCGTCGGGGCCGGCGTGGTCACCAAGATCATTGCCTAA
- the rpsG gene encoding 30S ribosomal protein S7, whose product MPRRGSAERRRVEPDPVYGNEMVARFINKLMQDGKKGLAQKIFYTALDQVAAKTGRDALSTFEQAVKNTMPVLEVRPRRVGGSTYQVPMEVRPRRRMSLALRWLVEAARTRSERTMVDRLAAEIIEAAGGTGGAVRRKEEIHRMAEANRAFAHYRW is encoded by the coding sequence GTGCCGAGACGCGGCAGCGCCGAACGCCGCCGGGTGGAGCCGGATCCAGTATACGGCAATGAGATGGTGGCGCGGTTTATCAACAAGTTGATGCAAGACGGCAAGAAGGGCTTGGCCCAGAAGATCTTTTACACCGCCCTGGACCAGGTGGCCGCCAAGACCGGGCGGGATGCCCTGAGCACCTTCGAGCAGGCGGTGAAGAACACCATGCCCGTGCTGGAGGTCAGGCCGCGCCGGGTGGGCGGCTCCACCTATCAGGTTCCCATGGAAGTCCGGCCGCGTCGACGCATGAGCCTGGCCCTGCGCTGGCTGGTGGAGGCGGCCAGGACCCGCAGCGAGCGGACCATGGTGGACCGCTTGGCGGCAGAAATCATCGAAGCAGCAGGAGGGACGGGCGGGGCCGTGCGCCGCAAGGAAGAGATTCACCGCATGGCCGAGGCCAATCGCGCCTTTGCCCACTACCGTTGGTAA
- the rplN gene encoding 50S ribosomal protein L14: MVQTHTRVNVADNTGARKLMVIKVLGGSKRRYGGIGDIVVGSVKEATPGGMVKRGDVVRAVIVRTKHGLRRPDGTYIKFDDNAAVLLRDNLEPRGTRIFGPVARELREKNFMRIISLAPEVL, translated from the coding sequence ATGGTTCAGACCCATACTCGAGTGAACGTGGCGGACAACACGGGCGCCCGGAAGCTCATGGTGATCAAGGTCCTGGGCGGTTCCAAGCGCCGTTACGGCGGCATCGGCGATATTGTCGTCGGGTCCGTCAAGGAAGCCACTCCCGGCGGCATGGTGAAGCGGGGCGACGTGGTCCGGGCGGTCATCGTCCGCACCAAGCACGGGCTGCGCCGGCCCGACGGCACCTACATCAAATTCGACGACAATGCCGCCGTCTTGCTCCGGGACAATTTGGAGCCCCGCGGGACCCGCATCTTCGGCCCGGTAGCAAGGGAGTTGCGGGAAAAGAATTTCATGCGCATCATATCTCTTGCGCCTGAGGTGCTTTAG
- the rplV gene encoding 50S ribosomal protein L22: MEARATARYVRLSPRKARLVIDLIRGKPVADALSTLRFTPRRASRTIEKVLRSAVANATHNYEMAEDDLYVAKAYVDEGPRYKRLRPRARGRRDIYIRPTAHITVVVKEREEG, encoded by the coding sequence ATGGAAGCTCGAGCCACAGCCCGCTATGTGCGTTTGTCGCCCCGCAAGGCGAGGCTGGTGATCGACCTGATCAGGGGCAAGCCGGTGGCCGATGCCTTGAGCACTTTGCGCTTCACGCCCCGCCGGGCCAGCCGCACCATCGAAAAAGTGCTGCGGTCGGCGGTGGCCAACGCCACCCATAATTACGAAATGGCCGAGGACGATTTGTACGTGGCCAAAGCCTACGTGGACGAGGGGCCCCGCTACAAGCGGCTGCGCCCCCGGGCCCGAGGCCGCCGCGACATTTACATTCGACCCACCGCCCACATCACCGTGGTGGTGAAAGAGAGAGAGGAGGGGTAA